CCCCAACCACATGATATTTTTGAGTTAATCATTGGCATTCTGAAGTTACCCGTTCCGACGCGTGGTTCTACATAAGTCCCCACGTAAATGACTTCACGTACAGGTTCTACAGTCGTCTTAGAACTGAGTCGTTTTGAACTTACCGCAATATCGTTTTCATAAACATCTTCATATAAGACATCTTCTGAACCCAATTTACCCGCTTGAGAAACACGGGTTAACCCTTCTCTAAGTGAAGGATCTTCAATATAGAGTGTGCTTTCTGGGTAGAGTGTTTCTGATGTTAAACGTTGTTGGGTAACACGTACGGTAAGTGGCGAATTAATGCGCGTAACTTCGAGTTGTGTTCCTGGTTTCAAGACCTGATTGATGCTCTTTAGTTGGTCTGAGTTAATTGATAGTAATTGTTGCGATGACATTTGATTTAGCCATGCGATTCCTTCAATGGTATCAAATTCTTCAACCGTATACGATTTTGATTCAAAATCATACCCAAAACTTAAGAAGTTAAGAATTTCTTTCTCATTGGTTTTGATGTCATCAAGTGGTGCATATCCTTCAGAAAACACCAAGGATTCTAACACTTCAAATCCGACGGTTTTTGTACCATAGTCGTTGAGATTTGGAACCGTTTCACCACTAGCAAGAATGCTTAATTCCTCACCCGATACATACCCTGAAATAAAGGTGTTTCGAGCATTTTCAAAATCTTCTAGATTCTTACAATAAATCACCGCACCATTGGAAAACTCAATCTTGTTTGCTTTAATTGATAATAGATTGTTTTCAGATAAGTACCCAACGATTTGTTGATCAATGTTCTCATACACGTTATAACTTTTATGCTCAACGGTATAGATGTCATCTGAGTAATTCAATTGACTGTTTGGAAAATGTGCTTCAAAATCCGCTGTATAAATCTCATTTAGATACGCATTGATTTGAGATTCATCCGTAATAATTCCAACGAGTTGATTCTTGTGGTAAAGCTGTGTCGCAACATATGGATTTGATAATTGCGAGATTACATCTTGACTAAATACAGATTCTGAACTGCGTTGAATCCCATACATTGAATTTAATGTGTCCTTGTCACGCTTATTGACCTCAGTCATCACGCCAAGGATTACACTAAACCCTAATATGCCGATCATCAACAAAATCCGTTTGCCTTTTTCTGAGCTTAATTTTTCTTTAATGTGTATCACCCCTATTCATGGTAATCATTTTGCAAATGTTTTGCATGTATAGTTTCGCATAGTTAAATATTGAATGTCAACGTTATGTGTGAAGGTCCACAAAACTTCACACAGATTTAACGTAAAGGGAAAAATTTGTTTCGTGTTCACGAAGAAAATTTACGTATTTCAACCTTTATTG
This DNA window, taken from Erysipelothrix larvae, encodes the following:
- a CDS encoding peptidoglycan DD-metalloendopeptidase family protein, giving the protein MIHIKEKLSSEKGKRILLMIGILGFSVILGVMTEVNKRDKDTLNSMYGIQRSSESVFSQDVISQLSNPYVATQLYHKNQLVGIITDESQINAYLNEIYTADFEAHFPNSQLNYSDDIYTVEHKSYNVYENIDQQIVGYLSENNLLSIKANKIEFSNGAVIYCKNLEDFENARNTFISGYVSGEELSILASGETVPNLNDYGTKTVGFEVLESLVFSEGYAPLDDIKTNEKEILNFLSFGYDFESKSYTVEEFDTIEGIAWLNQMSSQQLLSINSDQLKSINQVLKPGTQLEVTRINSPLTVRVTQQRLTSETLYPESTLYIEDPSLREGLTRVSQAGKLGSEDVLYEDVYENDIAVSSKRLSSKTTVEPVREVIYVGTYVEPRVGTGNFRMPMINSKISCGWGCYAGHQGIDIQSRSNRGYGPIYASDRGVVETNTYQSGYGYYVVINHNNGYKTLYAHLDSPGYFRVGQTVLQGEQIGYVGMTGITTGPHLHFEIIVNGVRRNPCGYLSC